In Deinococcus sp. HSC-46F16, the following are encoded in one genomic region:
- the gluQRS gene encoding tRNA glutamyl-Q(34) synthetase GluQRS, whose product MPQSPAPPVGRFAPSPTGAMHLGNARTALLAWLHSRALGGRHLLRFEDLDTGRVRPWAFGVTRRDLEWLGLDWDAETRQSQRLDVYADALARLTGAGETYPCTCTRREIAQAVQASAGAPHGTEPVYPGLCRTHPPGPGRPAARRWRVPDVTVCAQDALTGDRLCQHLPSEVGDFVLQRGDGAYAYHLAVVVDDAAMGVTDVVRGRDLWPATPRQVALQGALGLPTPRYLHVPLMTDFRGERLAKRGGAPPVQALREGGEEAGQVLTTLARSLGWEVPDTVTARDLLPLWRQILEEAGWSLPSQT is encoded by the coding sequence ATGCCCCAGTCCCCAGCCCCCCCCGTGGGCCGCTTCGCCCCCAGCCCCACGGGCGCGATGCACCTGGGCAATGCCCGGACGGCGCTGCTCGCGTGGCTGCACTCGCGGGCGCTCGGCGGGCGGCACCTGCTCAGGTTCGAGGACCTCGACACCGGACGGGTGCGGCCCTGGGCCTTCGGCGTGACCCGGCGCGATCTGGAATGGCTGGGGCTGGACTGGGACGCCGAAACGCGGCAGTCCCAGAGGCTGGACGTGTACGCGGATGCCCTCGCCCGGCTCACGGGGGCGGGGGAGACGTACCCCTGCACCTGCACCCGCCGCGAGATCGCTCAGGCCGTTCAGGCGAGCGCGGGGGCGCCGCATGGCACGGAGCCGGTCTATCCGGGCCTCTGCCGCACGCATCCCCCCGGTCCGGGCCGCCCCGCCGCCCGGCGCTGGCGTGTGCCCGACGTAACCGTCTGTGCCCAGGATGCCCTCACCGGGGACAGGCTCTGCCAGCACCTCCCCAGCGAGGTGGGCGACTTCGTGCTCCAGCGGGGCGACGGCGCCTACGCCTATCACCTCGCCGTGGTCGTGGACGACGCGGCGATGGGCGTGACGGACGTGGTGCGCGGGCGGGACCTGTGGCCCGCCACACCCCGCCAGGTCGCCTTGCAGGGGGCGCTGGGCCTTCCCACGCCGAGATACCTCCACGTCCCCCTGATGACCGACTTCCGGGGCGAGCGCCTCGCCAAGCGGGGTGGGGCGCCCCCGGTGCAGGCGCTGCGCGAGGGGGGCGAGGAGGCCGGGCAGGTGCTCACCACGCTCGCCCGTTCGCTGGGCTGGGAGGTGCCGGACACGGTGACTGCACGGGACCTCCTCCCCCTCTGGCGGCAAATATTAGAGGAGGCCGGATGGTCGCTCCCGTCACAAACTTAG